ACGTGGTGCAGACACACAGTAGCAGCTTGAGCAGGTGCCTCGGGAAGGTCCCGGGACAAAGGATTCCCGGGCGTTTGTAACCTCCCCGGCTGAGCCCCCAGTCTGGGAGCTTCCTGCTGAGCCATCGGCTCTTGCTGTGTCTCGGCGTGCCTCGTCACCCGCCCAGAGCCGCAGAGCCCCGAGCCCTTGGTGAGGCACAGGGTCAGGTCACGGCTCCTTGCCGGAGGCGTCGGCCGATACTCCACCCTGGGCACAACCTGCAGCTGCCCCCTGAACTACCTGCTCTGAATGTGCTcctcagcaggcagggagggcgAACACCCTCTCTGAAAGCCTTCCCTACCTCTATCTGCACAGCTGACTCCAGTCCCAACAGAAAAGTACGGAACCTCTCAAGCGTATTCATCTTTTCTCCCAATTAATCTTACCTATCAGTAAAATTCAGGACCCAGTGTAGGAATGAGGGCAAGCTACTTACTTACCCAGGAAGGTCAATTTAGGTCAAAGCTACCTTGCACCGATGGCTAATTTCAATCCCTTACACATACAACACAACTGTTCAATAAGCTCAAAATAAATAGTGTAAGTAATTAATTTAAAGCTGCCCTAATTGTTTCTCAATCTTCCCTATTAATTTAACCTATAACACTCCTCCTATCAAAGCTTCAAAGCTCTAACTTAACAGCCAATtaaagcttctttaaaaaaaaaaaaagtgctgtcaGCGCTGATTTCTTCTGACTGAACCCCTTGAAGCACTTGGGAGTTCATCGGAATTGCACCGGGCTTAGAACCAAAGTGCTTTTTCCAGGTACGATGCTCTCAGTAAGCTAATGAGACAATggacaattaaaattaattaaggtTTTTAACTTGGTAGCAACTTTCTGATCACCATTTGGCTTGATGAAAGTGGTTTGACACTGGAGCAAACAAGAAATCTCTGGATCTGTCAGCGGGAGCTGGCAGGAGTGCACACAGTTTTCCCACAGCTCACTGATATCCGGGGCTCTCTCTCACAACAGCTACAGCTGAGGATCTCCCCACAGAATGTGTTTTCTCTATGTTTCTTTCCTAAATTGGTGTTATTAATTTCATTAGTAGCAAGCTTAGGCGAAGGGAAAATCCTGAACCAGAGAAGCAgtatgcaaaagaaaacagaaacaaagtaaaacGGGAATGAACCACTCTGGGTCAGGCTCCAAATACATCCCGGGAAGTTGAGACACAGGCAAGTATGTTAAAGCTATGCCTGCTCAAATATAATTGTGAACAGGATTCCTCTGGGAAACTCCAAGGTCCTAGGGTTACGTGAGGGGGAAAAGGTGCCCAGCGCGCAGAGCAGCCGcgcaggagggaggaggagctgccagcaggtcTGCAGGGGCAAGAACAACAGCGCTCTCAGGACACTGACACTGAAATCTCAGTGATTGGTACAAATATTcgagagctgctgctgaccaAATCCAGCTTAATATGGGGAACCAAACAGCGTAACACAAATCTGGGGgtgacacagcacagctggttCTGTTGAACACCTGGCCTTGACTGTCAGTGTGGATTTTAAACTCCCATCATCCCCATCTTTTACTCCATATTACACACCTCTCCCATGGGAAAACCCCACACACTCCTCACACTGTTTGGTTTAATGAAATCAAAGACCTTTGTAGAGGCCTTCTCCACACAACTTTGAAACCAAAAGTCTTATTATACCTAGGGAATTACTGCTTTtcccccacctttttttttttttttttaattagcaaaaAAAACGTTAAAAGCAGCTGGTAAACTACCTACAGCTTTTCTTACTGAGGCAATGCAAACCTTTGGAAGAGTCTTCCTCGTTACTAAGACTTTTTTGGTACTTCGCAGAGTACCCTGGGAAACCCCCAAAATGCTTGTAATCATGATCGCACTTAACCAGACGTTGCTCTTGCACAACGCAATTGCCATTCCCGCCGGGAATGACAGCCCTCGGTGTTGTTCAACCTGACCAGTGTGTTCCTGGCCTCTCTCACCAAGGTTTGCAGCCTCGGGCCTACCTGAGAGGAATGGCCGAGTGGCCCAAAGGCACGTCTCTGTTGTTTTGGAGGGCTGAAGGGTCCAGGGGGGGCCCAGGAGGTCCCCGTGAGTTCAGAGGTTCTGAGGAGTCCTGGAGGGCCCTGGAAGGTCTGAGTCTGAGGCACCCCAGGAGTCTGAGGAGTCCACGGTACCTCAGGGAGTCCTGGAAGTCTGAGGGATCCTGGAGGGACTGAGGGGCCCCAGGGTGTCCCAGAGGGTCATGAGGGTCTGAGAGCTCTGAGGGGCCCCAGGAGTCTGAGACGCCCTGGGGGGTCCTCACAGGTCTGAGGGCTTTGAGGGGTCCTGGCAGATCGGAGGGATCCTGGAAATCTGAGAGGTCTGAGGCACCCCAGTGGTCTGAGGAGTCCAAGGCACCTCAGGGGTTCGAGGTCTGAGGGCTCTGACGGGCCCTGGCAGATCGGAGGGATCCTGGAAATCTGAGAGGTCTGAGGCACCCCAGTGGTCTGAGGAGTCCAAGGCACCTCAGGGGTTCGAGGTCTGAGGGCTCTGACGGGCCCGGGagagcggggcggggggagggggagcGGGGTCCCAAAGGTCTGAGGGACTCTGAGGAGTCCTGGATGCCTGAGGAGTCTGAGGCACCTCGGGGGATCCCGGCGGGTCCGAGGGCTCTGCCGGGTCCTGGGCGGTCCCTGCACGTCTGAGGGGTCCCAGAGGTCTGAGGGCTCTGAGGGGTCCCGGGAGTCTGAGGCGCCCCGAGGGATGCTGGCAGGTCTGAGGGCTCTGAGGGTTCGTGGAGGTCTGAAGAGTCCAAGGAGCCCTGAGGGGTCCGGGAAGTCTGAGAGGTCCCGGGAGGTCTGAGAGCTctgaggggccctggggggTTCCGGCAGGTCTGAGGGCTCTGAGGGGTCCCGGGAGTCCGAGGCACCCGGGGGGTTCCGGCGCCTCTGAGACCTCTGAGGAGTCCTGGAGATCGGAGGAGCGCAAAGCGCCCTGACAGGTCCGGGAAGCCAGAGAGGAGCCGCCGGCGCTgcggggctgtgagggggccCGGCGGAGGCTCTCGGGCGCCCCCTCGCGGACACTGGAGGCACAGCACGAGGCGGAGCCGCGCGGTGACGCCATTGGTGGGCGCCACGCGGTGACATCATCACGGCCGTTCCCGGCGCCGCTGCCGGTGCCGCTCCCaatcccgatcccgatcccgatcccggcCCCTGGCCCGTGAGGGCGGCTTGGGGCGGTCCGATGCGGCGGAGAGCAGGATGCACCAGAAGCTGCTGCGCAGCGCGCACTACATCGAGCTGGGCAGCTACCAGTACTGGCCGGTGCTGGTGCCCCGCGGCATCCGGCTCTACACGTACGAGCAGATCCCGGTGTTCCTGAAGGACAACCCCTACATCACCGATGGATACCGCGCCTACCTGCCCTCCCGCCTCTGCATCAAGAGGTGAGCGCGCCCCGAGGGCCCGGGCCtccccggcccccgccgccgctcaCCGCCTGCCCCGCCCTGtgtctccctccctctccctcagcctctTCATCCTCTCCAACGAGACCGTCAACATCTGGAGCCACCTGCTCGGCTTCCTGCTCTTCTTCACGCTGGGCATCTACGACCTGACGGCCGTGCTGCCGGCGGCCGGCGCCTCCCGCGAGGACTTCGTCATCTGCTCCGtctgcctcttctgcttccAGGTAGGCGCCGGCTCCAGGGCAGTGTCGAGCCCCTCCCGCTGTGCGGGCTCGGGTCACTCCGGGGACAGCGCGGTTTGAGTGGCATCGCTCTTCGAGGTAGAAGCCGCTGTGGTGGCGTCGGATTTCACCTGGAATAAGCTGGGGAAAACCgagcacagctggcacaggagaGAGTCAGTGGTAAACAAGTGCTTTGTCCAGGCCGTGTCTCAGAGCTTCCACAGCTTGAGGGGGGCCTGACGTGGCTCCAGACGGCACCAGGTCCTGCTGGAAAGGGCCAAGCACCGGAGCACAGAGATCAGCCGTGGCCTGATGGTCgggaagggcaggagggctggTGACTTCTTACTTGTCAGATGAATCTGTTTCCACAGCAGACTTCAGGTGCGTCGCCGATGGgccactgcagctcctgtgaAGTACACTGTCCTTGCaagagcacagaaagccaaaggCACCATTTGTGTTCTCTGCGGGGTACAGGATGCCTCTGTACAGCCCCAAGTGGGGAAAACTCCCTTGCTGGCTGGGAAAGCACTGCTCTAGTGCTCCTCCCTGCTCTTGCAGAAGGTCACAGAGAACCAAACATTTCTCAGGGAAAAGATTTTAAGCCGGCCTAGGAGCAAACAAGCAGCCTGTGCATAAGAGTTAAATTTCTGTGTGTTCCCTCAGTAAAGGCACACAGTGGGTGCTGGGCAGTCAGGGCAGATTTGGGCTTTgggctctgcctgtggcagtTTGGCCCAGCGGAATTCATCATCCCCCTGTACTGGTGCAGATGTGTGTCCCTGGAGCACTGTCAGCTCACTCAGCCTCACAAGCCCACTTTTCTTACTTGTGCAACTGGTTATCATGGTTTGCAGtgtcctgctcctcctctccctgccagagAAGCTTTATGGCTGGCTGGCAGGGATCACAAGTGCCTGCACCAAGGTGCACTGCACAACACGTCACGGGCCAGGcgcctgctccagctgcagagctgaagcttgctgtgctccctgctccttttcAAGGAATTAATCCTCCTCCTCTGGCCCTCTGTGTAGGTCTGTATGCTTTGCTCAGTAGGATATCACCTGTTCTGCTGTCACCGCTCGGAGAAGACCAGCCGGCGCTGGATGGCACTGGATTATGCGGGAATTTCCATCGGGATCCTGGGCTGCTACGTGTCAGGCGTGTTCTATGCCTTCTACTGCAGTAATGTGAGTCAGGAGCACATGTCCTTGCAGGGTTTAGTTCCTGTGGTCTCACTGTAGTTTCCATGCTGCAGGAAGGGGGTTCAGTGCAGGTGTCCAAACAGAACAGGAGTGGGGA
This window of the Corvus cornix cornix isolate S_Up_H32 chromosome 4, ASM73873v5, whole genome shotgun sequence genome carries:
- the PAQR3 gene encoding progestin and adipoQ receptor family member 3 isoform X1, translating into MHQKLLRSAHYIELGSYQYWPVLVPRGIRLYTYEQIPVFLKDNPYITDGYRAYLPSRLCIKSLFILSNETVNIWSHLLGFLLFFTLGIYDLTAVLPAAGASREDFVICSVCLFCFQVCMLCSVGYHLFCCHRSEKTSRRWMALDYAGISIGILGCYVSGVFYAFYCSNYWRQVYLITVLAMILAVFFAQIHPSYLTQQWHRLRSIIFCSVSGYGIIPTIHWVWLNGGVGASIVQEFAPRVVVMYFIAAVAFLFYISKVPERYFPGQLNYLGSSHQVWHILAVVMLYWWHQSTVYIMQYRHSKPCPEYGADL
- the PAQR3 gene encoding progestin and adipoQ receptor family member 3 isoform X2, with translation MHQKLLRSAHYIELGSYQYWPVLVPRGIRLYTYEQIPVFLKDNPYITDGYRAYLPSRLCIKSLFILSNETVNIWSHLLGFLLFFTLGIYDLTAVLPAAGASREDFVICSVCLFCFQVCMLCSVGYHLFCCHRSEKTSRRWMALDYAGISIGILGCYVSGVFYAFYCSNYWRQVYLITVLAMILAVFFAQIHPSYLTQQWHRLRSIIFCSVSGYGIIPTIHWVWLNGGVGASIVQEFAPRVVVMYFIAAVAFLFYISKVPERYFPEAAQEDL